One window of the Tetragenococcus koreensis genome contains the following:
- a CDS encoding Hsp20/alpha crystallin family protein has product MANLISRNNDLMDMRDGFFDNFFSNFMGNDNFQVDIKEKDNSYEVTADLPGFDKSDLNVTYDDGVLTIEATRNDVTEDKDEEGNFLHRERNSSSYRRQFMLKGIDDEKIDASFKDGVLNLNLPKAPGEDEDKKKIDIK; this is encoded by the coding sequence ATGGCAAACTTAATTTCAAGAAACAATGATTTGATGGATATGAGAGATGGTTTTTTCGATAATTTCTTCTCTAATTTTATGGGAAACGATAATTTTCAAGTCGATATCAAGGAAAAAGATAATAGTTATGAAGTAACAGCTGATCTACCAGGGTTTGACAAATCAGATTTGAATGTTACTTACGATGATGGTGTTTTGACAATCGAAGCAACTCGTAATGATGTAACAGAAGATAAAGATGAAGAAGGAAACTTCTTACATCGGGAACGCAATAGCAGTTCCTACCGCCGTCAATTTATGCTAAAAGGCATTGACGATGAAAAAATTGACGCTTCCTTTAAAGATGGTGTTTTGAATTTGAACCTACCAAAAGCACCTGGTGAAGATGAAGACAAGAAAAAAATTGATATTAAATAA
- the recQ gene encoding DNA helicase RecQ, which produces MTELTKVLEEKFGFSSFRKGQEAIIQKILNKENVLGIMPTGGGKSVCYQLPALLFDGLTLVISPLISLMKDQVDSLNDMGIPATFINSSLSYSEISKRLDAAKKGHIKLLYVAPERLESNEFLRLLEAVKIELLAVDEAHCISQWGHDFRPSYLKLAEMIQSFKQRPTVVALTATATQQVAQDISRLLSISHENQINTGFARENLAFQVVKEQKDSYLFAYLKMNKNQSGIIYATTRKEVERLYHLLQHHEFSVGMYHGGMDRDERAKSQEDFLFDRVQVMVATNAFGMGINKSNVRFVIHAQIPGNIESYYQEAGRAGRDGLPSDAILLYAPQDLQVQHFFIEQSNLPNNYQQNEYEKLREMNQYAHTQSCLQFYILRYFGEHGQECGKCSNCLDEREAVDITLETQKILSCVKRMNERFGKTLVAKVLTGSKTQQVKDWRLDQISTYGLMKEWSQKEVTTLIDYLTAEQYLTLTKGEFPKLMVSSAGVNVLLGKQNVYRKQAQVKQLAADDEMFEKLRALRLELAQEQNMPPYIVFSDKTLQELAQQKPSTPVELLQIKGIGQNKLDKYGERFLALLNEEQ; this is translated from the coding sequence ATGACAGAGTTAACGAAAGTTTTAGAAGAGAAATTCGGGTTTTCTAGCTTTCGCAAAGGGCAAGAAGCGATTATCCAAAAAATTTTAAACAAAGAAAATGTACTCGGTATCATGCCTACTGGCGGCGGGAAATCGGTTTGCTATCAATTGCCAGCGCTTTTATTCGATGGCTTAACCTTGGTCATTTCTCCTTTAATTTCTTTGATGAAAGATCAAGTGGACAGTTTAAACGATATGGGAATTCCGGCTACATTTATTAATAGTTCGCTTTCTTATTCAGAAATAAGTAAACGTCTTGATGCTGCTAAAAAGGGACATATAAAATTACTATACGTTGCACCGGAACGATTGGAATCAAATGAATTTTTGCGGTTGTTAGAAGCAGTAAAAATTGAACTTTTGGCCGTTGATGAGGCTCACTGTATTTCGCAATGGGGACACGATTTTCGTCCCAGTTATTTGAAATTAGCTGAAATGATCCAATCATTTAAACAAAGGCCAACCGTTGTGGCTTTAACTGCTACTGCAACGCAGCAAGTTGCTCAAGACATTTCCCGTTTATTATCAATCTCTCACGAAAATCAAATCAACACTGGTTTTGCACGGGAAAATTTAGCTTTTCAAGTGGTTAAAGAACAAAAAGATAGTTACTTATTTGCTTACCTGAAAATGAATAAAAATCAATCGGGCATTATTTACGCAACTACGAGAAAAGAAGTTGAGCGACTTTATCATTTATTGCAGCACCATGAGTTTTCGGTAGGTATGTATCATGGCGGCATGGACAGGGATGAACGCGCTAAAAGTCAGGAAGACTTCCTATTTGATCGTGTTCAAGTAATGGTGGCAACAAATGCTTTTGGTATGGGAATTAACAAAAGTAACGTACGTTTTGTGATCCATGCGCAAATTCCTGGCAACATTGAGTCTTACTATCAAGAAGCAGGACGTGCAGGCAGAGACGGCTTGCCAAGCGATGCCATTTTGCTTTATGCACCACAAGACTTACAAGTTCAGCATTTTTTTATTGAACAATCCAATTTACCAAACAATTATCAACAAAATGAATATGAAAAGTTACGTGAAATGAACCAGTATGCTCATACGCAATCATGCTTGCAATTCTATATTTTACGATATTTCGGCGAGCACGGGCAGGAGTGTGGCAAATGCAGTAACTGTCTAGACGAAAGAGAAGCAGTTGACATCACACTAGAGACTCAAAAAATATTATCTTGTGTAAAACGAATGAATGAACGCTTCGGCAAAACGCTAGTGGCGAAAGTTCTAACGGGATCAAAAACACAACAAGTTAAAGATTGGCGTTTAGACCAAATATCAACCTATGGCTTAATGAAAGAATGGTCGCAAAAAGAAGTGACTACCTTGATTGATTATCTAACGGCCGAACAGTACTTAACGCTGACTAAAGGAGAGTTTCCAAAACTGATGGTTTCATCAGCAGGGGTTAATGTTTTACTGGGAAAACAAAACGTGTATCGTAAACAAGCTCAAGTGAAGCAATTGGCTGCCGACGATGAAATGTTTGAAAAACTGCGAGCCTTACGCTTGGAGTTAGCACAAGAACAAAATATGCCTCCGTATATTGTTTTTTCAGATAAAACGCTACAAGAATTGGCGCAACAAAAACCAAGCACGCCAGTTGAGTTATTACAGATCAAAGGAATAGGACAAAATAAATTGGATAAGTATGGCGAACGTTTTTTGGCGTTGTTAAACGAAGAACAATGA
- a CDS encoding OsmC family protein, whose translation MNEKSLYLTYQDDHFELPVDSKNWILQQTQGYSPVEMLASSVAACCGYVYVSVLENSHVRHLFTRITLTYERDEAKKARPLSSIDLTFYLRVEKELQPKARHCLRLVLPNCPVVQSLDRDLVINECVQFI comes from the coding sequence ATGAATGAAAAATCATTATATCTTACTTATCAAGATGACCATTTTGAACTTCCAGTTGATTCTAAGAACTGGATTTTACAACAAACGCAAGGCTATTCACCAGTGGAGATGTTAGCAAGCAGTGTAGCTGCTTGCTGCGGATATGTGTACGTTTCTGTGTTGGAAAATTCGCATGTTCGGCATCTTTTTACAAGGATTACGCTAACTTATGAGCGTGATGAGGCTAAAAAAGCACGGCCTCTTTCTTCTATCGACTTGACATTTTATCTACGCGTTGAAAAAGAATTACAGCCTAAAGCAAGGCATTGTTTAAGATTGGTTTTACCTAATTGTCCGGTCGTTCAATCATTAGATCGTGATTTGGTAATTAATGAGTGTGTGCAGTTTATTTAA
- the lepB gene encoding signal peptidase I, whose protein sequence is MKEFIKNWGIFFLILVVFWALYIFVITPVSVNGHSMDPTLADGQKLITYKLSTINRFDIVTTKEPDDLDKLAVKRVIGLPGDRVQMQDDVLTINGEEVDESYLEPYQQEFAEDQLQSAYSYNPAFQEIAENADAFTSDFTYVVPENNYFVLGDNRLISKDSRAFGFVDQSMIEGEAVLRYWPLNEISTMR, encoded by the coding sequence TTGAAAGAATTTATAAAAAATTGGGGCATCTTTTTTTTAATCCTTGTGGTCTTCTGGGCCTTATATATATTTGTGATTACGCCAGTTTCGGTTAATGGTCATTCTATGGACCCAACGTTAGCAGATGGCCAAAAATTGATCACTTACAAGTTGTCCACTATCAATCGTTTTGATATCGTAACGACCAAAGAACCTGATGACTTAGATAAATTAGCTGTTAAACGAGTAATTGGCTTGCCTGGCGATCGTGTGCAAATGCAAGATGACGTACTTACGATTAATGGAGAAGAAGTAGATGAGTCTTATTTGGAACCTTACCAACAAGAGTTTGCTGAAGATCAATTACAATCAGCGTATAGCTATAACCCAGCTTTTCAAGAAATTGCTGAGAACGCCGATGCATTTACAAGTGATTTCACTTATGTAGTTCCTGAAAATAATTATTTTGTTTTAGGTGATAATCGTTTAATTTCCAAAGATAGTCGAGCGTTTGGTTTTGTAGACCAGTCGATGATTGAAGGCGAAGCGGTCCTTCGCTACTGGCCGTTAAATGAAATTTCAACTATGAGATAA
- a CDS encoding TrkH family potassium uptake protein, whose product MSVKLFAQDIWNKGKFLRGHKLSSVQIIVSYYILMTMLALTLFYLPMFRQPGSHVPFIDMFFMAVSTISVTGLSTFPIKEVFNEQGVILLEILFQVGGLGIMMISTFFFIISKRKITLKQRQLIMTDMNQPRLSGIVRLIRTTFTIILGLQIFSGIGFSLYLKLNGYYEHWLDALYYGFYEAISSVTNSGFDITGHSVLPYANDFLFLLAIMVLIFIGGIGFPVLMDVKEWLSDKFSKEPNPFHFRFSLFTKIALFSSVILFIGGTVVIFLLEKNHLFSNMNAIGQGVNSMFYSITTRNAGLQIHDLNNFQTTTLIVFALLMFIGCSPSSVGGGVRTTTIMIIGLYLYSFLKGEHHIKIFGRNIDEEDVRKSMVVFMLSLIMCFSCVIFLTAIEDASLISIIVEVTSAFGTTGLSLGITDDLTTIGKLTIAILMFIGRVGMLYTLMLFIPKKPRDLGYRYPTEKIIIG is encoded by the coding sequence ATGTCGGTGAAACTTTTCGCCCAGGATATTTGGAATAAAGGTAAATTCTTGAGAGGACATAAACTATCTTCTGTTCAAATTATCGTGTCCTATTATATTCTGATGACAATGCTCGCATTAACACTATTTTATTTACCTATGTTTCGCCAGCCTGGTTCCCATGTGCCCTTTATCGATATGTTTTTTATGGCTGTCAGTACCATTAGCGTCACCGGACTCTCAACATTTCCAATCAAAGAGGTATTTAATGAGCAAGGGGTTATTCTATTAGAAATCCTCTTTCAAGTCGGTGGCTTAGGTATTATGATGATCTCCACCTTTTTCTTTATTATCTCAAAACGAAAAATCACCTTAAAACAGCGGCAATTGATTATGACCGATATGAATCAACCACGATTGAGTGGCATCGTACGTTTAATTCGAACGACCTTTACAATTATATTAGGTCTGCAAATTTTTAGTGGTATCGGTTTTAGCCTATATTTAAAATTAAATGGTTATTATGAACATTGGCTAGATGCCCTTTATTACGGCTTTTACGAAGCTATTTCATCGGTAACAAATTCAGGATTTGATATTACTGGTCATTCGGTCTTACCTTATGCCAACGATTTCTTATTTTTATTAGCCATCATGGTTTTAATTTTTATCGGCGGGATTGGTTTTCCAGTCTTGATGGACGTTAAAGAGTGGCTTTCTGACAAATTTTCTAAAGAACCGAATCCTTTCCACTTTCGTTTCTCTTTATTTACCAAAATCGCTTTGTTTTCTTCGGTAATTTTGTTTATTGGTGGTACTGTGGTGATTTTCCTCCTAGAAAAAAACCACTTATTCAGTAATATGAATGCCATTGGACAAGGCGTTAATAGTATGTTTTATTCGATTACGACTCGTAACGCTGGCTTACAGATTCATGATTTAAATAATTTTCAAACGACCACCCTGATTGTTTTTGCTTTATTGATGTTTATTGGTTGTAGTCCCAGCTCAGTAGGTGGCGGTGTCCGTACAACAACCATAATGATCATCGGACTTTACCTTTATTCATTTCTAAAGGGCGAACATCATATCAAAATTTTTGGCCGCAACATCGATGAAGAAGATGTTCGTAAATCGATGGTCGTTTTTATGCTATCTTTAATTATGTGCTTTAGTTGTGTTATTTTCTTAACTGCAATCGAAGACGCTTCATTGATCTCTATTATCGTTGAAGTTACTTCCGCTTTTGGGACAACAGGTTTATCCCTAGGTATAACCGATGATTTAACTACCATCGGAAAGTTAACTATCGCAATTTTAATGTTTATTGGTCGGGTCGGTATGTTGTATACGTTAATGTTGTTCATTCCGAAAAAACCTCGTGATTTAGGTTATCGTTATCCAACTGAAAAAATTATTATTGGTTGA
- a CDS encoding Mur ligase family protein, whose protein sequence is MGIRSYIASFVGKSSQWFLKTFTKGGSSLPGKLALKVDPAILDHLAKDYKVVVVTGTNGKTLTTALTVNILQQEFDNVLTNPTGANMVQGIVSTFLSAKPKKEQKKFAVLEIDEASLSKVTDFIKPELFVFTNIFRDQMDRYGEIYTTYQMIVDGAAKSPEATILANGDSPIFNSLETVNPRKYYGFDHQADQEQMAHYNTDGVLCPKCQHILHYKMITYANLGKYYCPNCGFTRPDLDYKLTNLSNMTNTSAEFTIDHNDYKLEVGGMYNIYNALAATAVAEYYHVAPEKIRKGIGFDEKVFGRQEVVEIDGKKCTLVLVKNPVGLNQVIDMIGLSPYSFSLVSLLNANYADGTDISWIWDGNYEAFSTTDIPKVIAGGERHEDMTKRLKVAGIPEDKLTETQSLDEVIEQIKQLPTEHVYILSTYTAVLQLRKKLADKGYMKGGMERG, encoded by the coding sequence ATGGGAATCCGAAGTTATATTGCTTCTTTTGTGGGAAAAAGTTCGCAATGGTTTTTAAAGACTTTTACCAAGGGTGGTTCGAGTTTGCCTGGTAAATTAGCATTAAAAGTTGACCCAGCTATTTTAGATCATTTAGCTAAAGACTATAAGGTTGTAGTAGTCACAGGGACAAATGGTAAAACACTAACAACTGCATTAACTGTTAATATTTTACAACAAGAATTTGATAATGTATTAACCAACCCAACAGGGGCTAACATGGTACAGGGAATCGTTTCTACTTTTCTTTCTGCTAAACCTAAAAAAGAGCAAAAGAAATTTGCTGTTTTAGAAATTGATGAAGCAAGTTTAAGTAAAGTGACTGATTTTATTAAACCTGAGTTATTTGTTTTTACAAATATTTTCCGTGACCAAATGGACCGGTATGGCGAAATTTACACGACGTATCAAATGATCGTAGACGGCGCAGCAAAATCGCCAGAAGCAACCATTTTAGCCAACGGTGATTCACCAATCTTCAATTCGCTTGAAACGGTAAATCCTAGAAAATATTATGGCTTTGACCATCAAGCAGATCAAGAACAAATGGCGCACTACAATACAGATGGGGTTTTATGCCCTAAATGCCAACACATTTTACACTATAAAATGATTACCTATGCAAACCTAGGTAAATACTACTGTCCTAATTGTGGATTTACACGTCCTGATTTAGACTATAAATTAACTAATTTAAGCAATATGACCAACACTTCTGCAGAATTTACGATTGACCATAATGACTATAAATTAGAAGTCGGCGGTATGTATAACATCTACAATGCCTTAGCTGCCACAGCTGTAGCAGAGTATTATCACGTCGCCCCAGAAAAAATCCGTAAAGGCATTGGCTTTGACGAAAAAGTTTTCGGCCGGCAAGAAGTGGTGGAAATCGATGGCAAAAAATGCACCTTAGTTCTAGTGAAAAATCCAGTAGGGTTAAATCAAGTAATCGATATGATTGGCTTATCTCCTTACTCTTTTTCACTTGTTTCATTACTAAATGCTAATTATGCAGACGGCACTGATATTAGTTGGATCTGGGATGGTAACTACGAAGCTTTTAGTACAACAGATATTCCCAAGGTAATCGCAGGCGGAGAACGCCATGAAGATATGACTAAACGCTTAAAAGTCGCAGGTATTCCTGAAGATAAACTAACAGAAACACAAAGTTTAGATGAAGTGATTGAGCAAATCAAGCAATTACCTACCGAACATGTTTATATTTTGTCTACTTATACTGCTGTTTTGCAGTTACGTAAAAAACTGGCAGATAAGGGTTATATGAAAGGAGGAATGGAACGTGGTTGA
- a CDS encoding type 1 glutamine amidotransferase translates to MAHLYGNLLNTYGDNGNILMLGYVAKQMGVTLETEIVSLHEPFDPKRYDLVFFGGGQDFEQYIVSKDIQAKKESLIEYIENDGVMLAICGGYQLLGHYYTGAHGEKIQGISALDHYTLSQDNNRFIGDIKIYNEEFDETYVGFENHNGRTILGKDEKPLGKIIEGYGNNGEDQTEGASYHNVFCSYFHGPILARNENLAKRLINTALVNKYGKKADLLVSQ, encoded by the coding sequence ATGGCCCATCTTTATGGCAACCTATTAAATACTTATGGCGATAATGGAAACATCTTAATGCTCGGCTATGTTGCCAAACAAATGGGTGTTACCTTAGAAACCGAAATCGTCAGTCTCCATGAACCATTTGATCCAAAGCGTTATGATTTAGTATTTTTTGGCGGTGGACAAGACTTTGAACAATACATTGTTTCAAAGGATATCCAAGCCAAAAAAGAAAGTTTGATCGAATACATCGAAAACGATGGTGTAATGCTAGCCATTTGCGGTGGTTATCAATTATTAGGACACTACTATACCGGAGCACATGGTGAAAAAATCCAAGGCATCTCCGCATTAGATCATTACACATTAAGTCAAGATAATAACCGCTTTATCGGCGATATCAAGATCTATAATGAGGAATTTGATGAAACCTATGTCGGCTTTGAAAACCATAATGGGCGTACCATTTTAGGAAAAGACGAAAAACCCCTCGGTAAAATCATTGAAGGTTACGGAAATAATGGAGAAGACCAGACAGAAGGGGCTAGTTACCACAATGTATTTTGTTCTTATTTCCATGGGCCTATATTGGCAAGAAACGAAAACTTAGCCAAACGGTTGATCAATACTGCCTTGGTAAATAAATATGGAAAAAAAGCTGATTTACTCGTTTCTCAATAA
- a CDS encoding PTS sugar transporter subunit IIA, which translates to MFSFLKKKKTVLHSPADGQLVPLSKVEDPVFSQGMMGPGIAVLPSSDDIYSPVEGTVTNVFPTKHAIGLKTKDDKDVLLHFGIDTVELKGEGFEVFVDVDDKVQTDTLLARMDRAYLKEHEKADTLMVLFPEEKEFPTVEEKTVKANDELFELD; encoded by the coding sequence ATGTTTTCTTTTTTAAAAAAGAAAAAAACCGTTTTACACAGCCCCGCTGATGGACAACTAGTCCCACTATCAAAAGTCGAGGATCCAGTTTTTTCTCAAGGAATGATGGGGCCTGGGATCGCTGTTTTGCCTTCTTCAGATGATATTTATTCTCCTGTTGAAGGAACAGTTACCAATGTTTTTCCGACAAAACATGCGATCGGCTTGAAAACCAAGGATGATAAAGATGTTCTACTCCATTTTGGTATTGATACCGTAGAACTAAAAGGCGAAGGTTTTGAAGTATTTGTTGACGTCGATGATAAAGTACAAACCGATACTCTTTTAGCTCGGATGGATCGCGCCTATTTAAAAGAACACGAAAAAGCGGACACTCTTATGGTCTTATTTCCAGAAGAAAAAGAATTCCCAACAGTGGAAGAAAAAACAGTCAAAGCTAATGATGAACTATTTGAATTAGATTAA
- a CDS encoding glycoside hydrolase family 65 protein, which produces METVQRTLDVHPWKITTSTLDKENRRLHESITSIGNGYMGMRGNFEEYYSADHHLGTYLAGVWYPDKTRVGWWKNGYPDYYGKVINAVNFIALDLFVNGTQVDLASCSYEDFYVELNMYDGILYRQFTVSIGNTKVKFSFERFVSITKKELACITMEAEVLEGQAEIYVISKLDNNVHNEDSNYKEMFWQERNKKVTNTASFLTTQTIENDFDVEQFVVTSSMKHNLAPIKIRKEPLSISHEFEFSLATGEITRLEKEVVVVTSRDIPEEKQVDQAQVLLQSFGSDFSALKNEHSEAWHKRWELADVLIEGDDAAQQGIRFNLFQLFSTYYGDDERLNIGPKGFTGEKYGGATYWDTEAFAVPLYLALAEPKVPKNLLRYRHNQLPQAYYNADKQGLKGALYPMVTFNGIECHNEWEITFEEIHRNGSIAYAIYNYTNYTGDTSYLKNEGLEVLVAISRFWADRVHYSQRNNAYMIHGVTGPNEYENNVNNNWYTNKIATWALQYTLDSYQKYKTEATVELTEDEQKTWQDIINRMYFPTDEKLGIFVQHDTFLDKDLMVKDQLSAEELPLSQHWSWDHILRSCFIKQADVLHGLYYFGDQYTLEEKTRNFNFYEPMTVHESSLSACVHAILAAEIGNADKALEMYERTARLDLDNYNNDTDDGLHITSMTGSWLAIVQGFAQMKSFNETLSFAPLLPKTWQSYAFHINYRNRLLFVKVTADTVELQLIKGDPLTLKVYQERYTLTDDLTIKSKSD; this is translated from the coding sequence ATGGAAACTGTACAACGTACATTGGATGTTCACCCCTGGAAGATTACTACTTCCACACTTGATAAAGAAAATCGACGATTGCACGAATCGATTACCAGCATCGGTAATGGTTACATGGGGATGCGTGGTAATTTCGAAGAATACTACAGCGCTGATCACCACCTAGGTACTTATCTTGCTGGGGTCTGGTATCCAGACAAAACCCGAGTAGGCTGGTGGAAAAATGGCTATCCAGACTATTATGGCAAGGTAATCAACGCGGTAAACTTCATTGCGTTAGATCTCTTTGTCAATGGCACTCAAGTCGATCTGGCTAGCTGCAGCTACGAAGATTTCTATGTAGAACTAAATATGTATGATGGCATCCTTTACCGACAATTCACCGTGAGTATCGGTAATACTAAGGTAAAATTTTCTTTCGAACGCTTTGTAAGCATCACTAAAAAAGAACTAGCTTGTATTACTATGGAAGCTGAAGTACTAGAAGGACAAGCTGAAATCTATGTGATCTCAAAACTGGACAATAATGTGCACAATGAGGATAGCAATTACAAAGAAATGTTCTGGCAAGAGCGAAATAAAAAAGTAACCAATACTGCTAGTTTCTTGACTACTCAAACCATTGAAAATGACTTTGATGTCGAACAGTTCGTTGTTACCTCAAGTATGAAACATAATCTAGCCCCTATAAAAATAAGAAAAGAACCATTGTCTATTAGTCATGAATTTGAATTTTCCCTAGCTACTGGCGAAATTACCCGCTTAGAAAAAGAAGTTGTCGTGGTAACAAGTCGTGATATACCAGAAGAAAAACAAGTCGACCAAGCACAAGTACTATTACAATCTTTTGGCTCCGATTTTTCTGCTCTAAAGAATGAACACAGTGAAGCCTGGCATAAGCGCTGGGAACTTGCTGATGTCCTTATTGAAGGCGATGATGCGGCACAACAAGGAATTCGCTTTAACTTATTTCAACTTTTCTCCACTTATTATGGAGATGACGAACGCTTAAATATTGGACCTAAAGGGTTTACTGGTGAAAAATATGGCGGCGCAACTTATTGGGACACAGAAGCCTTTGCAGTCCCACTATATTTAGCTTTAGCCGAACCCAAAGTACCAAAAAATCTTTTGAGATATCGACACAACCAATTACCGCAAGCTTATTACAATGCTGACAAACAAGGATTAAAGGGAGCCCTCTACCCCATGGTAACCTTTAACGGTATTGAATGTCACAACGAATGGGAAATTACTTTTGAAGAAATTCATCGGAATGGTTCCATTGCTTATGCGATCTACAATTACACAAATTATACTGGTGATACTTCCTATCTGAAAAATGAAGGATTAGAAGTACTGGTTGCCATTTCACGCTTTTGGGCAGATCGGGTACATTATTCTCAAAGAAATAACGCCTATATGATTCATGGCGTGACTGGCCCTAATGAATATGAAAATAATGTAAACAACAACTGGTACACTAATAAAATAGCTACATGGGCGCTACAATATACCTTAGACAGCTATCAAAAATATAAAACAGAGGCAACGGTTGAACTTACAGAAGACGAACAAAAAACATGGCAAGATATTATTAACCGCATGTATTTTCCTACCGATGAAAAATTAGGAATTTTTGTACAGCACGACACATTTTTAGATAAAGATCTTATGGTTAAAGACCAATTATCTGCCGAAGAGCTACCCCTAAGTCAGCACTGGTCTTGGGATCATATCTTACGTTCTTGTTTTATCAAACAAGCTGATGTTTTGCACGGATTATATTATTTTGGCGATCAATATACCTTAGAAGAAAAAACACGTAATTTTAACTTCTATGAACCAATGACCGTCCATGAATCTTCTTTATCTGCATGTGTCCATGCCATTTTAGCAGCCGAAATTGGTAACGCCGACAAAGCATTAGAAATGTATGAGCGTACGGCTCGCTTAGACCTGGACAATTACAATAATGACACAGACGATGGATTGCATATTACTTCTATGACCGGCAGTTGGCTTGCCATTGTCCAAGGATTTGCCCAGATGAAATCTTTTAATGAGACTTTAAGTTTTGCCCCATTGTTACCAAAAACTTGGCAATCTTATGCCTTTCATATTAATTATCGTAATCGATTGCTGTTTGTTAAAGTCACTGCTGATACAGTCGAATTACAATTAATTAAAGGAGATCCTTTAACACTTAAAGTTTACCAAGAGAGATATACATTAACAGATGACCTAACTATTAAGTCTAAATCAGATTAA
- the manA gene encoding mannose-6-phosphate isomerase, class I, protein MQPLFMEPVFQEKIWGGNSLHTVFDFDLPSEKIGEDWAISAHPHGVSTIQNGPFKGKKLDQLWQEHQELFGNQQGDVFPLLVKILDAADDLSVQVHPDDSYALKHEGELGKTECWYIIDAKPGAQIIYGHTAKTREELAQMIQEARWDELFNKVNVKKGDFFYVPSGTIHGIGEGIMILETQQSSDTTYRVYDYDRKDDRGNTRELHIEQSVDVTSVPARANTLNISETKQGKSSVITYLQTEFFNVYEWQVHGALKLKKQAPYTLATVTDGYGKLIAAGEEYELTMGTSFILPNDIERWELQGEATLIASEPGKSLK, encoded by the coding sequence ATGCAACCACTATTTATGGAGCCTGTGTTTCAAGAAAAAATTTGGGGTGGAAATTCTTTACACACGGTATTCGATTTTGATTTGCCAAGTGAAAAAATTGGAGAAGATTGGGCAATTAGTGCGCATCCACATGGCGTTAGTACCATTCAAAATGGTCCTTTCAAAGGAAAGAAACTTGACCAACTATGGCAAGAACATCAGGAACTGTTTGGTAATCAACAGGGAGATGTTTTCCCGTTGTTAGTTAAGATTTTAGATGCAGCAGATGATTTATCTGTACAAGTTCACCCAGATGATTCTTATGCGTTAAAGCACGAGGGAGAATTGGGTAAAACTGAATGCTGGTATATCATAGATGCTAAACCAGGCGCGCAGATCATTTATGGACATACGGCAAAAACTCGCGAAGAATTGGCTCAAATGATTCAAGAAGCGCGTTGGGATGAGTTATTTAATAAAGTCAATGTTAAAAAAGGGGATTTCTTCTATGTGCCAAGTGGCACAATTCATGGTATCGGGGAAGGAATCATGATTTTAGAAACACAACAAAGCTCAGACACCACTTATCGAGTTTATGATTATGATCGTAAAGATGACCGAGGTAATACCAGAGAACTGCACATTGAGCAGTCAGTGGATGTGACTTCTGTTCCTGCACGAGCAAACACGTTGAATATTTCAGAAACCAAACAAGGGAAATCTTCGGTAATTACCTATCTGCAAACAGAATTTTTTAATGTGTACGAGTGGCAAGTTCATGGCGCACTTAAATTAAAAAAACAAGCGCCTTATACATTAGCAACCGTTACAGACGGATATGGTAAGTTGATTGCAGCAGGTGAAGAGTATGAATTAACCATGGGAACAAGTTTTATTTTACCTAATGATATTGAACGTTGGGAATTACAAGGAGAAGCCACATTGATTGCTTCTGAACCTGGAAAATCGCTTAAATAA